One genomic window of Podarcis muralis chromosome 9, rPodMur119.hap1.1, whole genome shotgun sequence includes the following:
- the CFAP97 gene encoding cilia- and flagella-associated protein 97 isoform X2 yields MDRMYEDVSDCEVDHSFFDSDFEEDAARKGATTKTDEKGNGEHTQTEDTITGKPGLNTETKVVEDNCTEEEDKANKDTESQEGEELINGACDPENAVLSLASLNSEKASTSGRISAQGKGTHGKNISPQVDQRVKESEENYYTDEEDSSDDSRNQRVRLKLSKQSNSAKVSKNIAVSSSSSSSSSHCLSCSSDTDCSDSDDCLSDSSCSSSKKKSKCSLALLSLRQKPSPGIKSVEVKPKLGDYAEESEDTVTDVTPLSTPDISPIQSFELAASNDKKLKVKRQENVSQELYEPDLDHKCHQKVLQEAVDLNHLLKAFLQLEKKEQQKLVLDQSSIGSRKNYSFTNEEVRQIDRENQRLLKELTKHSAKPRSKSTSLKKPSGPAPKMYHSAINRQREQQRIDRENLEVLREHPATVHLVP; encoded by the exons ATGGACCGTATGTATGAAGATGTGTCAGACTGTGAAGTGGATCACTCTTTCTTCGATAGTGACTTTGAAGAAGATGCGGCGAGGAAAGGAGCAACAACGAAAACAGATGAGAAGGGAAATGGTGAGCACACACAAACGGAAGATACGATTACAGGCAAACCTGGCTTGAACACGGAAACCAAAGTGGTGGAGGATAACTGTACTGAGGAAGAAGACAAGGCAAATAAAGATACAGAATCTCAGGAGGGGGAGGAATTAATCAATGGTGCTTGTGATCCTGAAAATGCTGTGTTGTCGTTAGCTTCTCTAAATTCAGAAAAGGCAAGTACATCTGGTAGGATTTCAGCACAAGGTAAAGGAACGCATggaaaaaatatttcccctcaAGTTGACCAAAGAGTTAAAGAATCTGAGGAAAACTACTATACAGATGAAGAAGACAGTAGCGATGACAGCAGAAACCAGAGGGTTAGACTTAAGTTGTCTAAGCAGTCTAATAGTGCAAAGGTTAGCAAGAATATTGCAGTCAGTTCCTCctcgtcttcctcttcctcacatTGCCTATCCTGTAGTTCCGATACAGACTGTTCAGATTCAGATGATTGCTTGTCAGACTCATCCTGCTcttcttcaaaaaagaaaagcaaatgtaGCTTGGCGCTTCTTTCTCTGAGACAAAAACCCAGCCCAGGAATCAAATCGGTGGAAGTAAAACCCAAGCTTGGTGACTATGCAGAAGAGTCTGAAGATACTGTGACTGATGTGACTCCTCTGTCAACTCCAgacatcagccccatccagtctTTTGAACTTGCAGCATCTAATGATAAGAAACTAAAGGTTAAAAGACAAGAAAATGTGAGCCAGGAGTTATATG AACCCGACTTGGATCACAAATGTCATCAAAAGGTCCTGCAGGAGGCTGTGGACTTGAATCATCTTTTGAAAG cttttctgcAGCTGGAGAAAAAAGAACAACAGAAGCTGGTCTTGGATCAGTCTTCTATAGGGTCAAGGAAAAACTACTCTTTCACAAATGAGGAAGTTCGACAAATTGATCGGGAGAACCAAAGGCTCTTAAAGGAATTGACAAAACACTCTGCAAAGCCCAGGAGCAAAAGTACCTCACTGAAGAAGCCTTCAGGCCCAGCACCTAAGATGTACCACAGTGCCATCAACAGACAGAGAGAGCAGCAAAGGATTGACAGAGAGAATCTG